A window of Deinococcus terrestris contains these coding sequences:
- a CDS encoding carboxylesterase/lipase family protein: MIRTLTLLTAALLTVAHAQDTAAPTVPPTSQSAPSAAPGTPVRAQVRTGTLVGREAGGVRVWQGIPYAAPPTGDRRWRAPQPPAIWVGDRDASRPGNVCLQRSALGDGPTRGSEDCLYLNVNAPANANRAPVMVWIHGGSFRSGAGSDYDGRVLAREQGAVVVTINYRLGPLGFLAAPGLVGNQGAGNYGLLDQQAALRWVRDNVAAFGGDPANVTVFGESAGGMSICNQLASPLAAGLFDKAIIQSGPCTPDIVLSPLADALKTGAAFARTLNCPDAGAACLRAVPAERLLTTETPGLAFISFPPVYGDGVLPRSPQEVFGSGQVNRVPTLMGTNLDEGTLFVAPFGRDGRDIPLWQFWLLVGQLEGWNTLRVLANYPTRDYPTVGLTASALVTDGVFACPSSEIIRDLARFTPVYAYEFRDRDAPSVLKPSAAIPDYGAYHAGELVSVFGTPLTGLASPAQFTPAQADLARTIRAYWGNFARTGNPNGAGLPVWAPFASPGGTVQTFQPGRIAGTTSFDQEHRCDLWSE, encoded by the coding sequence ATGATCCGCACCCTCACCCTGCTGACTGCCGCGCTGCTCACGGTGGCCCACGCCCAGGACACGGCCGCGCCCACGGTTCCCCCGACCTCCCAGTCCGCGCCGTCAGCCGCGCCCGGTACGCCCGTCCGTGCCCAGGTCCGGACCGGGACGCTCGTGGGCCGCGAGGCAGGCGGGGTGCGGGTATGGCAGGGCATCCCCTATGCCGCGCCGCCCACCGGGGACCGGCGCTGGCGCGCGCCCCAGCCTCCCGCCATCTGGGTGGGAGACCGCGACGCCTCGCGGCCCGGCAACGTGTGCCTTCAGCGCTCGGCCCTGGGTGACGGTCCCACGCGCGGCAGTGAGGATTGCCTTTACTTGAACGTCAACGCCCCGGCCAATGCGAACCGCGCTCCCGTCATGGTCTGGATTCACGGCGGTTCTTTTCGCAGCGGCGCAGGCAGCGACTACGACGGTCGGGTGCTGGCCCGCGAGCAGGGCGCGGTCGTGGTCACGATCAACTACCGCCTGGGGCCGCTGGGCTTTCTGGCCGCGCCGGGGCTGGTGGGGAACCAGGGCGCGGGGAATTACGGCCTGCTCGATCAACAGGCGGCGCTGCGCTGGGTGCGCGACAACGTCGCGGCCTTTGGGGGAGACCCCGCCAATGTCACCGTGTTCGGGGAGTCGGCGGGCGGCATGAGCATCTGCAACCAGCTCGCCTCGCCCCTGGCGGCGGGCCTCTTCGACAAGGCAATCATTCAGAGCGGCCCCTGCACACCGGACATCGTCCTGAGCCCGCTCGCGGACGCGCTGAAGACGGGCGCGGCGTTTGCCCGCACCCTGAACTGCCCGGACGCGGGCGCCGCCTGCCTGCGGGCCGTTCCCGCCGAGCGGCTGCTGACCACCGAGACGCCGGGCCTGGCCTTCATCTCCTTTCCGCCCGTGTACGGGGACGGGGTACTGCCCCGTTCGCCGCAGGAGGTCTTTGGGAGCGGGCAAGTGAACCGCGTACCCACCCTGATGGGCACCAACCTCGACGAGGGCACGCTGTTCGTGGCGCCGTTCGGACGCGACGGGCGGGACATTCCCCTGTGGCAGTTCTGGTTGCTGGTGGGCCAACTGGAAGGCTGGAACACGCTGCGGGTCCTCGCCAACTACCCGACGCGCGACTACCCCACAGTGGGGCTGACCGCCTCCGCCCTGGTGACCGACGGGGTCTTCGCCTGCCCCAGCTCCGAGATCATCCGCGACCTCGCCCGTTTCACGCCCGTCTACGCCTACGAGTTCCGTGACCGCGACGCGCCCAGCGTCCTGAAGCCCAGCGCGGCCATTCCTGACTACGGCGCCTACCACGCGGGCGAACTCGTCAGCGTGTTCGGCACGCCGCTCACGGGCCTCGCCAGCCCCGCGCAGTTCACGCCCGCGCAGGCCGACCTCGCCCGCACTATCCGCGCCTACTGGGGCAACTTCGCCCGCACCGGGAATCCCAACGGCGCGGGCCTGCCTGTGTGGGCCCCCTTCGCTTCCCCCGGCGGCACGGTCCAGACCTTCCAGCCGGGCCGCATCGCGGGCACCACCTCCTTCGACCAGGAGCACCGCTGCGACCTCTGGAGTGAATGA